The Streptomyces kanamyceticus genome window below encodes:
- a CDS encoding molybdopterin-dependent oxidoreductase has translation MLGLGALGVAAAPPLQRGLESFLGAAADKDPTGLTQLLPNGGGFRYYSVAASVPHRSPSSYRLKIDGLVERPVTHTLSALRAFPQTRLVRDVQCVTGWRVPRTPFEGVRLARLLDAAGVRPAARAVRFTCFDGTYSESLTLEQARRKDVLVALRMQDAPLNHTHGGPVRLYAAPMYFYKSAKWLSGITLTDEVVPGYWERRGYDVDAWVGRSNGRDDEPTV, from the coding sequence ATGCTCGGCCTCGGCGCCCTCGGGGTGGCCGCCGCGCCCCCGCTCCAGCGCGGCCTGGAGTCCTTCCTCGGCGCCGCCGCCGACAAGGACCCCACGGGCCTGACCCAACTCCTGCCCAACGGCGGCGGGTTCCGCTACTACTCGGTCGCCGCCTCCGTGCCGCACCGGAGCCCGTCGTCGTACCGCCTGAAGATCGACGGACTCGTCGAGCGGCCCGTCACCCACACCCTGTCCGCGCTGCGCGCCTTCCCCCAGACGCGTCTCGTCCGCGACGTGCAGTGCGTGACGGGCTGGCGGGTGCCGAGGACGCCGTTCGAGGGGGTACGGCTCGCCCGGCTCCTGGACGCCGCCGGGGTGCGCCCGGCGGCCCGCGCCGTACGGTTCACCTGCTTCGACGGGACGTACAGCGAGAGCCTCACCCTCGAACAGGCCCGCCGGAAGGACGTCCTCGTCGCCCTGCGCATGCAGGACGCGCCGCTCAACCACACCCACGGCGGTCCCGTCCGCCTCTACGCCGCCCCGATGTACTTCTACAAGTCGGCCAAGTGGCTCTCCGGCATCACGCTGACCGACGAGGTCGTGCCCGGCTACTGGGAGCGGCGCGGCTACGACGTGGACGCGTGGGTCGGCCGGTCGAACGGACGCGACGATGAGCCGACTGTCTGA
- a CDS encoding APC family permease, whose protein sequence is MATGSSRTSGSSTLGDPMGDTGISTYKGQETALRAGRLGTAGLLLSVLAATGPLMVVAGVMPTTYGVMGVVGQPLLFLILGVVLALFSFGYAEMSRHVHNAGAFYAYISRGLGGTAGAGAALVALVAYSALQAGLYGMLGFEVSGLLQTYFDVEVAWWIPALVAVAVVAVLAWLKIDLNARVLGVLLLVEVALVVIFDIAAVADPAKEGLSLHAFNPDTLSGAGVATSLCFCIAAFTGFEQAPVYAEETSRPQVVVARVMFFAVGFVAVFFAFSSWALTVAAGPSGIVPAAQEQSAGLLFNLTESRLGGTFTDVLHVLFVTGMFAAILSFHNVVARYAFAMGRERLLPAAFGRTNTSTGAPGTGSLLQTVVSVVVVIGFAVADDGPAGDPTAPVLHLFTWGGNIGALGVILLMATASIAVIVFFVRRGAARAQVWRITASALATVGLLVIAGYTVKDFDVLVGAGKDSALSWVLPGVIFLAAVIGVVYGAVLRARNPAAHARIGLGNEAFQLEKASGSAEM, encoded by the coding sequence ATGGCGACGGGCAGTTCGCGCACGAGCGGCAGCAGCACCCTCGGTGATCCGATGGGCGACACCGGCATCAGCACGTACAAGGGCCAGGAGACCGCGCTGCGGGCCGGGCGGCTCGGCACGGCGGGGCTGCTGCTCTCCGTGCTCGCCGCGACCGGGCCCCTGATGGTCGTCGCCGGTGTCATGCCCACTACATACGGCGTGATGGGGGTCGTCGGGCAGCCCCTGCTCTTCCTCATCCTCGGCGTCGTCCTCGCCCTCTTCAGCTTCGGCTACGCGGAGATGAGCCGCCACGTCCACAACGCGGGCGCCTTCTACGCGTACATATCCCGGGGCCTCGGCGGCACCGCGGGCGCCGGTGCCGCGCTCGTCGCGCTCGTCGCCTACAGCGCGCTGCAGGCGGGCCTGTACGGCATGCTCGGCTTCGAGGTGTCCGGGCTGCTCCAGACGTACTTCGACGTCGAAGTCGCCTGGTGGATCCCGGCGCTCGTCGCCGTCGCCGTCGTCGCGGTCCTCGCCTGGCTGAAGATCGACCTGAACGCGCGCGTGCTCGGCGTGCTGCTGCTCGTCGAGGTGGCGCTCGTCGTCATCTTCGACATCGCGGCCGTCGCGGACCCGGCCAAGGAGGGACTGTCCCTGCACGCGTTCAACCCGGACACCCTCAGCGGCGCGGGCGTGGCCACCTCGCTCTGCTTCTGCATCGCGGCCTTCACCGGCTTCGAGCAGGCGCCCGTGTACGCCGAGGAGACCAGCCGTCCGCAGGTCGTCGTCGCCCGGGTGATGTTCTTCGCGGTGGGCTTCGTCGCGGTCTTCTTCGCCTTCAGCTCCTGGGCTCTCACGGTCGCAGCGGGCCCCTCCGGCATCGTCCCCGCCGCCCAGGAACAGAGCGCGGGGCTGCTGTTCAACCTCACCGAGTCCCGGCTCGGCGGCACCTTCACCGACGTACTCCACGTGCTCTTCGTGACCGGCATGTTCGCGGCGATCCTCAGCTTCCACAACGTCGTCGCGCGCTACGCCTTCGCGATGGGCCGCGAGCGGCTGCTGCCCGCCGCGTTCGGCCGCACCAACACCTCGACCGGCGCGCCTGGCACCGGATCGCTGCTCCAGACCGTCGTCTCCGTCGTGGTCGTCATCGGCTTCGCCGTCGCCGACGACGGCCCCGCGGGCGACCCGACCGCGCCCGTCCTGCACCTGTTCACCTGGGGCGGCAACATCGGCGCGCTCGGCGTGATCCTCCTGATGGCCACCGCGTCGATCGCCGTCATCGTCTTCTTCGTCCGCAGGGGAGCGGCCCGCGCCCAGGTCTGGCGGATCACCGCGTCCGCGCTCGCCACGGTCGGCCTGCTCGTCATCGCCGGGTACACCGTCAAGGACTTCGACGTCCTGGTCGGCGCGGGCAAGGACTCGGCGCTCAGCTGGGTGCTGCCCGGCGTCATCTTCCTGGCCGCCGTGATCGGCGTGGTCTACGGCGCCGTCCTGCGCGCCAGGAACCCCGCGGCGCACGCCCGCATCGGGCTCGGCAACGAGGCGTTCCAGCTGGAGAAGGCGTCCGGCTCCGCGGAGATGTGA